From the genome of Biomphalaria glabrata chromosome 1, xgBioGlab47.1, whole genome shotgun sequence, one region includes:
- the LOC106053742 gene encoding Bardet-Biedl syndrome 5 protein-like: MAMEPLWEDRDVRFDISSSQMRLRPGEKLIDQLDAVEDTKGNNGDRGRLMVTNLRVLWHSLEIPRANLSIGFNCVISITTRTAQSKLRGTVEALYILCKCGSTRFEFIFTNLVPGSPRLFNSIMSVYRAYDTSKLYRDLKLRGALIKDKQVRLLPQEQVYDKVNGVWNLSSDQGNLGTFYITNVRLMWHANINESFNVSIPYLQMKSVKIRDSKFGIALVVETSHKSGGYVLGFRIDPQEKLQSTTKMIQNLHRVYSACPIFGVEYEIDDQPQVTESMTRAPVQDDVEVEYDGHTDAFAAYFADGNKDQDKEAVYSEELGLAIEKLKDGITIAGLWEVISPT; encoded by the exons ATGGCGATGGAACCCTTGTGGGAAGATCGTGATGTCCGTTTTGACATTAGCTCTAG CCAAATGAGGCTAAGGCCGGGAGAAAAGCTAATTGATCAGTTAGATGCTGTGGAAGATACAAAAGGAAACAATGGAGACAGGG GTCGATTGATGGTCACAAATCTCAGAGTACTCTGGCATTCTCTTGAAATCCCACGAGCAAATTTAT cCATTGGTTTCAATTGTGTTATTTCAATAACTACAAGAACTGCTCAGTCT AAATTACGTGGAACTGTGGAAGCTTTATACATTCTCTGTAAATGTGGCTCAACTCGCTTTGaattcatttttacaaatttg GTCCCAGGATCTCCAAGATTGTTTAATTCTATCATGTCAGTGTACAG AGCTTATGATACTTCAAAACTTTATCGAGATTTAAAACTTCGTGGGGCTTTGATAAAAGACAAACAAGTTAGACTTCTACCACAAGAACAAGTGTATGATAAAGTGAATGGAGTCTGGAACTTATCAAGTGATCAG GGAAATCTAGGCACTTTCTACATCACAAATGTCAGACTTATGTGGCATGCTAATATCAATGAGTCTTTTAATGTCAGCATACCCTATTTACAAATG AAATCAGTAAAAATAAGAGATTCCAAGTTTGGTATAGCCCTTGTTGTAGAAACATCTCACAAA AGTGGAGGCTATGTTCTTGGCTTTAGGATTGATCCTCAGGAGAAACTTCAATCCACAACCAAAATGATTCAGAATTTACATAGAGTCTACAGCGCTTGTCCAATATTTGGTGTGGAGTATGAAATTGATGATCAG CCTCAAGTGACTGAGTCAATGACACGCGCGCCAGTACAAGATGATGTGGAGGTTGAGTATGATGGACACACAGATGCATTTGCG GCTTACTTTGCTGATGGAAACAAAGACCAAGACAAGGAAGCAGTGTACTCAGAAGAGCTGGGATTAGCCATTGAAAAACTAAAGGATGGTATTACAATAGCTGGACTTTGGGAAGTGATTTCACCAACTTGA